In one Mauremys mutica isolate MM-2020 ecotype Southern chromosome 3, ASM2049712v1, whole genome shotgun sequence genomic region, the following are encoded:
- the LOC123365945 gene encoding urocortin-like, producing the protein MRRALLTALLASLLLSPLRPAGPRSSAEAAPRPSRSLRGPAQRPEPVPLLRALRPVGGLARARREEPPLSIDLTFHLLRHMLDVARAQSQRAQAEQNRLIFDSVGK; encoded by the coding sequence ATGAGGCGGGCGCTGCTGACCGCGCTGCTGGCGTCGCTGCTGCTCTCCCCGCTGCGCCCCGCCGGGCCCCGCAGCAGCGCCGAGGCCGCGCCCCGCCCGAGCCGGTCCCTGCGGGGCCCCGCGCAGCGCCCCGAGCCGGTCCCGCTGCTGCGCGCCCTGCGGCCCGTGGGCGGCCTGGCGCGGGCCAGGCGCGAGGAGCCGCCGCTCTCCATCGACCTGACCTTCCACCTGCTGCGCCACATGCTGGACGTGGCGCGGGCGCAGAGCCAACGCGCGCAGGCCGAGCAGAACCGGCTCATCTTCGACTCGGTGGGCAAGTGA